Proteins from a single region of Flaviflexus salsibiostraticola:
- a CDS encoding recombinase family protein: MVELVALRKTNEVAAYVRASMDRKGDRWTVDTQLRKIRALAEAKDWNVVEVYEDNAVSATKKRRAGTRWAEMLDDARAGRFSMVVAVDMDRLLRSTKDLNTLIDLGLRVVTVDGEIDLSTADGEFRATMLAALARFEARRKAERQIRSNERRRAEGIPTSAWKAFGWSREGELIEEEADAVRRAFDAFLGEPSLSIRRIREDLNSAGHLTARGSEFSVDAVRYLLANPLYCGYIKHYASGELYPVQGEAFPPIVSEQTWRTAVAKLEDNVRRSARQGNQPKYLLSTIGLCGKCGATLVSGTNSRKQPTYRCGEQFHLTRQREPVDAMVTEAVLTRLSSVDVHDLVMPQEDDGPDREELLTERNALVERVKELSPLLRDIHQPVLEITAAINDVKVRIDEIDAELLDRSVSVAAKLLADVEEAVGTAERREVVESKWKALDIDRRRMLVDELVTVTIEPIAPGHVKFDPDLIRIEPRRD; the protein is encoded by the coding sequence ATGGTCGAACTGGTAGCGCTGAGGAAGACGAACGAGGTGGCCGCGTACGTCCGCGCCTCCATGGACCGCAAGGGCGACCGCTGGACGGTCGATACGCAGCTGAGGAAGATCAGGGCGCTGGCCGAGGCCAAGGACTGGAACGTCGTCGAGGTCTACGAGGACAACGCGGTGTCGGCGACGAAGAAGCGCCGCGCTGGCACCCGGTGGGCCGAGATGCTGGACGACGCCCGCGCGGGCCGGTTCTCGATGGTGGTCGCCGTGGACATGGACCGGCTCCTGCGCAGCACGAAGGACCTGAACACGCTGATCGACCTCGGTCTGCGCGTCGTCACCGTGGACGGCGAGATCGATCTCTCGACGGCGGACGGCGAGTTCCGGGCGACGATGCTCGCCGCTCTCGCCCGGTTCGAGGCGCGTCGCAAGGCCGAGCGACAGATCAGGTCGAACGAGCGCCGACGTGCCGAGGGCATCCCCACGTCCGCCTGGAAGGCGTTCGGATGGTCGAGGGAGGGTGAGCTGATCGAGGAAGAGGCCGACGCGGTTCGGCGGGCCTTCGACGCGTTCCTCGGCGAGCCGTCGCTGTCGATCCGGCGCATCCGCGAGGACCTGAACAGCGCTGGTCACCTCACCGCCCGCGGCTCGGAATTCTCCGTCGATGCCGTGCGCTACCTGCTCGCGAACCCGCTTTACTGTGGCTACATCAAGCACTACGCATCCGGCGAGCTGTACCCGGTGCAGGGCGAGGCGTTCCCGCCCATCGTCAGCGAGCAGACGTGGCGGACCGCGGTGGCGAAGCTGGAGGACAACGTGCGGAGGTCGGCCAGGCAGGGCAACCAGCCGAAATACCTCCTGTCGACGATCGGGCTGTGCGGGAAGTGCGGTGCGACGCTCGTCTCGGGGACGAACAGCCGCAAGCAGCCGACGTATCGCTGCGGCGAGCAGTTCCACCTCACCCGCCAACGCGAGCCCGTCGATGCGATGGTCACCGAGGCAGTGCTCACCCGCCTGTCGTCGGTGGACGTGCACGACCTCGTGATGCCGCAGGAGGACGACGGGCCGGACCGCGAGGAGCTGCTGACCGAGCGGAACGCCCTGGTCGAGCGCGTAAAGGAGCTGAGCCCGCTGCTGCGCGACATCCATCAGCCGGTCCTGGAGATCACCGCGGCGATCAACGACGTGAAGGTCCGCATCGACGAGATCGACGCGGAGCTGCTCGACCGCTCGGTATCCGTGGCGGCGAAGCTGCTGGCAGACGTGGAGGAGGCGGTCGGCACCGCGGAGCGTCGCGAGGTTGTCGAGTCGAAGTGGAAGGCGTTGGACATAGACCGCCGCCGGATGCTCGTGGACGAGCTGGTGACTGTGACCATCGAGCCCATCGCGCCCGGTCACGTGAAGTTCGACCCCGACCTCATTCGCATAGAGCCGCGTCGCGACTGA